CAGAGGATAGCCGTGGCCCGGGCCCTTGCTCCCGAGCCCAAAGCCATCGTCCTCGATGAACCCGTCTCGGCCCTGGATGTATCCATCCGGGCACAGTTGATGAACCTTCTGAAGAGTCTCCAGGAACGGCTCGAGCTGACATATCTGCTCATCGCTCACAATCTGGCCGTGGTGAGACACATGAGCAACACCATCGGCGTCATGTACGTGGGAAGCCTGGTGGAGTACGGCGATGCGGATGAGATCTATCGCCACCCCTGCCATCCCTATACCGTCGGACTTCTCTCGGCCGCCCTGCCCGCGGACCCAGATGCCCCGAGCACCGGCGTGATTCTCGGTGGCGAAGTCCCGAGCCCGGCCGATCCGCCCCCCGGCTGCCGTTTTCATCCACGGTGTTCTCATGCCAAGGAGATATGTTCCGAAGAGGAGCCCGCGCTGCGGGAGGCGGCCCCTGGTCATTTCGTAGCCTGCCACTTCGATCTGGGCGGGTAGGCCGCCCCATGTCCGGGTAAAGACCCTCCGGCCGCTCTCGTACCGGGCAAAAGAGAAGCAGAGGGGATTGTTCATGGAAAAGCGCATTCACATGAAAATACTGGAGACATTCCCAGCCATCCGGGAGATTCAAGATTCGGAATTGAGGGAGAAAGTCATCAAGGCCTGGGTGCGGGCGTTGAGAGAGGGCTCCTTCAAGAACATCGAGGATATTCCCTTCAGTGTGGCCATCCCGGAGGTAGATCTTGTAAACCACATAAACTGGGTCATGGAAGCCGCCCTGTCCACCGCCTCCCTCGTGGAAAAGAACATGGGGATTTCCATCGACCGAGACCTTCTCATTGCTTCGGTTGTCTTGCATGATCTCGGAAAGGCCTTTGAGTACGAAAAGAGAGGAGACCGGTACGTCAAGTCCGATATCGGAGAAAGATTCATGCACGGTTTCTGGGGAGCGTTCATAGCACTTCAGGAGCATCTCCCGAACGATCTGGTCCACCTGATCGCCACTCACGGTAAAGATTCACCGGAACACCCGCGGCTCTTGGAGGGCATCATACTCCACTATGCGGATTTTGCCCATGCGGATATCCTCCGCTTCCGGAAGGGCCTCGATACCTTCCTGTCCATGAAATGCCGATCCTGAACACGGCAGGAAAACAGGGAAAGGACCCGCGGTTGCCTCTCTGCCCGGCAGTCTGGTCTGGTCCGCTAGGTCGCTCAGCCTGTCCTAGAAAATCGATGAAAATCCGCTGAATGAGAAGAATCCGCGAGCAGATAGGTCCTCTTCTTTAATATCGCCGGGATTTTTCGGCATGGGGCTCTTTGACAGATCGGGGAGAATGGTATACCTGTATTCAGGTATTCAGGTTATGTCTTTGCGGCTTCCCTGTTCCCTGCCGTGAGGGAAACACAGAGATGGCGTCTGTCCGGGACATAAGATTCAATCTCAACCGGGAAACCCTGGTCGACAGGATCGTCGGAAATCTTGAAGACCGCATACTGACAGGAGAGCTTTTGCCGGGGACCAGACTGAGCGAGGTCGGTGTTGCCAGGGAATTTCGAGTCAGCCGGGCGCCGGCGCGGGAGGCGCTTCAGCGCCTCGAAGAGATGAACCTAGTACGGAGGACTCATCTCACAAGAGAAGTCGCAAAATTCAGTCACGACGAGTTCAGGGACATCTACGAATTGAAGAACGTGGTTGAGGCGTTTGGTGCCATGAAAGGCGCATTGAATGCCACAAAGCGTGACGTGAAGAGGATTCAGTCGGTCCTGGAGGGGATGAGAGACTCTCTGAATACCGGGAACCTGAAGAAGCTGCAGCATCTGAACTTTCAATTTCATGATCTCCTCGTCAACTGCTCCGGTAATCAGAAGTTGTTTGAAACGTACAGGCTGTTGGCCAGGCAGGTGAGGTGGGCAGCCTCTTTCTCTCTCGATGTACCAGGCCGGCCCCAGGAGTCTTTCAGGGAGCACCAAGAGATCTTCGAGGCCTTCCAACAGAGGAGAGCAGAGGAAGTCCGGGCCCTGTTGGAGACCCACTCCAACAACAACATGCAGCGCGTCCTCGCTCAACTCGACGACAGGGGGAGGCACCGCAAAGGCGTGGACCGCGGCCAGAGGCCGAAGGAGCGTAGATGACCGGTTCTGAAGTGCGGCTTCAGTATCTATCCAATTCCGGCTTCTTATTGACGACTGAGGAGGGCAAACGGGTCCTGATCGATCCGTGGCTCACAGGCAACCCCTCCGCCCCTTTCGGCCCGGAGGGGATTCCCCGGGTCGGCTCGATCCTGGTAACACACGCGGCCTTCGATCATTTGGGAGATTCCCTCCGCATTGCAAGCCGGGACAAGGCTTTTCTGGTTTGCGACTATCTCGTTCGCGAACTGGCCCGCGCAGAGGGTCTTCCCAAAGAACAGGTCAAGACATGCAGCTACGGGGGGAGGGTGGAGACGGAGGGTGTCAGTCTCCGAGTGCTACAGGCCAAGCACGTGAGCTATGCTATGGACGACGCCGGGCGCCCGAGCACAGGTATACCACTCGCCTTCCTGATTACTACCCCAGGAGGGCTCAGAATCTACCATGCCGGGGACACCTGTCTCTTCGGCGACATGAAACTCATCGGCCTACTCTATCGGCCCCAGATCGGCTTGATCCCCGTGGGGGCTGCCTCTCCCCTTTACGGCAAAGACCTGCCGCCCCGAGAAGCGGCCCAGGCCGTTCAATGGATAGGCTGCGAGCTCGCCGTACCCATCCACTACTGCGACCCCGAGGATCCGCCCCAATTTGCCGCTGCCGCAAAGATCCTCGCACCTTGGACGGAAGTGAGACCCATGGAGCCGGGGGAGGAACTGGTTCTATCAGTCATCAGGCAGGGAGCCCGTACCACCTTTATCCTGAAAGAAACGTAGCCGCGAGCGAGGCCTGATACCGAAGAGCGGGGCCGGAATGAAAGGAGGTGAGAGAAACAAGTGAGAGACTCATGAACCCTGAGAACTCAGAGGGCCAAGCAAGAGGAGGGAGGGAGAAATGAAAAGAATCCTAACACTATTGATCTTCATCACCGTTTTCTGTATCGGATCTCTATCGACGGCAAAGGAGATTGAGGTTCGTTTTACCGGCACCACAATGACTGCAGGTAACTATATGCTTGGTGTGGGCTGGTCGAACGTAATCAACAAGTATCTGCCTGGTGTCAAGATGGCCGTACTGGCCAAGGGAGGTACGACAAAACTCCTCAGGGGTATGGTGGCCGGAAAATGGGACACCGCTTACATCGGCTCGCCCCACCTGGAGTGTGCCCGCAAGGGGATACTGCTTTTCGAGAAGGAGAAGGCGTATTCAAAGGAGAGGTACTACGACCCGACCCGGGCACTCTTTGCCATCGTTACGGGTTGGTGCAATTACGTGGTACGAGCTGATTCCGGAATAAAGGTGATTACCGACCTGAAAGGCAAACGAGTTCATTTCGGGCTTCCTGGCGGGTTTGGGGGAATCATGACGCAGGGCGTTCTAAAGGCTCACGGCCTGGATCTCCAAAGAGGAGATTACAAGGCCATGTATCTCAAGACAAGCCAGGCCGTAGACCAGCTTCGCGACAAGGCAGGCCTGGATGACGCCCTTGTGTGGGGCGGGCTGCCGCAGCCCCTGATCACCGATCTCTCCTCTAAGATCCCGGTGCGACTCGTAACCATGACAAAACAGGGATGGGAAAGATTTCAGAGGGAATTCGTCGTGGGACCTTACACCCTTCTGAAGACCCTCACACCCGAGCGGTTGAGAGAGGCATACAGGGGCAGAGTCGTGAACACGGAACCCGTTTACACCTGGACCGTCCCCTTGATGCTCGTGGTGCGCAAGGACATGGATGAAGAGCTCGTCTACAATATCGTCAAGGTGTTCTGGGAACATCTCGATGAGGTGAAAGGGGTTTCAAAGCAGCTCCAATCCCTCACTCTGCAAGGGGCCTTGCAGAATCTGTCTGCTCCCCTTCACCCCGGCGCCGTCAAATACTACAAAGAGGTAGGCGCCATAAAGTGAACACCCAGAAGAGGGCGGCCTGGAGAGGCTGCCCTCTCTTCTTCTGTTTAGCACATTGCCCTTCCTAATTGTAGGGTTCTAAGCTGACATAGCCGAGACAGGGAATGGAGACTCCTCAGAAGCATCAGAAATACCTTGCCCTGAAACGACATATCGTCGAAGTGCTGGGAATATCTCTAAGCCTGTTCATTATCTTCACGATAGTAAGGGGCCAGTATTCCGTGCCCGTCCAGAGGGGCACGGTGCTCATGCTCGGAGCCGTGATGATATTTCTTTCGCGGCGCACCCTGGCAAGGTCGAGTCTCTTCTGGCTTGATGAAATCATCAGTTGGTCGGGCATCGTCGCAATGATCGGCTGCGTCTTGTATATGTACGTGGAATGGTTCGACATTTCCCAATACAGGCAAGGGATCCCCAACCGCGCGGACTTGGTCGTCTATGTCGTCACCATTCTGGTCGTATTCGAGATCACCCGTCGTGCCTCAGACCTCTCCATACCGGTTGTTGCACTCGTTTCCATCCTCTACCTGCTGCTGGGGCCTTACCTGCCGTGGATATTTCGTCATTCCTCAGTCGACATCGTGGAAATACTCGAAGGCTCCTTCGGCATGACGGGCATCTACGGGCTCGTGCTCTCCGTCATGGCAGGCATCATCTATATCTTCCTCATCTACGGGGCCTTCCTTAGAGTATCCGGTGCCGGGGATGTGTTCGTAAAGATAGCTTACATGACCGCCGGGCGACTGCGTGGAGGTGCTGCCCAAACGGCGGTGCTGTCTTCCACGTTGTTCGGTTCGATTTCGGGGTCCGCCCCGGCCAACGTAGTGGCAACCGGCAACTTCACCATCCCCATGATGATCAAGGTCGGCTACAAGCCCGTGTACGCGGGAGCAGTGGAGGCATGCTCCTCGACGGTGGGACAGATAATGCCTCCGGTGATGGGAGTAACGGCTTTCATCATGTCCGAAATAACTGGAATTCCCTACCTGAGGATCTGCCTGGGCTCGATGCTGCCCGCGATTCTGTTTTCCATCTCCCTCCTGATTCTGGTGTACCTCGAGGCCAAGAAAAGCGACATCGCTCTTATTCCACGAGAGGAGATCCCTGTAGTAACCAAGGCCTTCATTCGCCAGGCCGCCATCCTCGGCTTTTCTCTCGGCACCCTTGTCTTCATGCTCATCAGGGGGCATTCGCCTGCATTCTCCTGTGTCCTCGGAATCCTCACTCTCATAATCGGGAGTCTCTTTGACAAGACCATGCGGATGACCCCGAAGAAGATTCTCGTGGCCCTGAGCCAGGGTGCCCAAGACGGTCTTGCCCTGTTGGCCATCTGTGCTATACTGGGCATCGTTATCAATGCAATAGCTTCGACCGGCATAGGTTTGCAGTTTTCCCAGATCATAACATCACTGGCAAAGGGCAACCTACTTGCAGCCTTGATTATCACCATGTTTTCCGCCATCGTCCTCGGCCTGGGCCTTCCCACCGTACCCACCTATCTGCTCGCTGTCTTGGTAGTGGGCCCGGCGCTGAGCAAACTCGGCATACCACTGTTACTAGCCCATCTCTTTGTCTTCTATTACGGCGTCATGGAGACTCTGACCCCACCTGTCTGCATGAGTGCCTACACGGCTGCCAGTATTTCAAAGGCAAACCCCATGCTGACCGGTTTTGTTGCCTGGCGATTCGGACTGGTCGGCTTTATGATCCCCTTTATCATGGTGTACAACCCTGAGATCAGTTTTTTCGCCGAGTCCTATCTTACGGTTCTCGTCGTATTCTTGCTCAGTGCCGTGGGTGTCCTCGCGTGGGTGGCGGCAGAGCGCGGCTTCCTGCTTCACCACTTGAGTATGCCGTCTCGAGCCCTGTTACTACTGATTGCCCTATCCCTCTTCTACCCCCTTTACTGGGCAAAAATCGTCGGCCTCTGTGCGTTCACCGGCATGATCTATTTTTCGTTCATGACCATGCGGAGGCGAGCATTGAGATATGGCCCTGAGAATCCAGGATGATCGACGAGCCCCCGGGCCCCTCGGAACCCGGCTTTCTCGGCCGGGTTACATTCCAGCATAGTGAGGAGAACAGGATGGAACCTCTATCACAAGCAGAACTCAAGGCCCTTGCGGCCTGGCCCACACCGGCGGTCTCCAACGCCATCGAAACCTTTGATGTGAGGCCGAGAAATCAGGGCTTCATGTTGGGAATAAGATGCATCTTTCCCGACCTGGGCCCGATGGTGGGTTACGCCTGTACGGCCGCGATGATGGCCGACCTGCCGCCGACAGAGGAGGCCCGCAGGGTCAGGCACGCTCACTGGGACAACATACTCAGCACCCCAGGACCGAGGGTGGCGGTAATCCACGATCTCGATCAGCCCCGATGCATCGGCTCCCTCTGGGGCGAGGTCAATGCCAACAGGCACAAGGCCCTGGGATGCATAGGGGTGGTCACCGACGGCGGGGTCCGCGATCTCGACGAGGTCCACACACTGGGCTTCCATTTCTTTGCAGCCGACGTGATTCCATCGCATGCCTATTCGCACATGGTGGAGGTGGGAAAACCGGTAAAGGTAGGCGGCCTCGTGGTGAGAAACGGCGACCTGATTCATGCCGACAAGCACGGGGTCGTCGTCATACCCCATGAGATCGCCCGGGAGTTGCCTGAAGCCTGCCGGGAGTACGAACAAAGAGAACGGAGGATCATCGATTTCTGCAAGTCCCCGGATTTTGATGTTGAGAAAATGAAAACCGATTTCGACAAGTAGACCGAACAGGATCATGTCAAGAGCCAAGCGTTCTGCAAGCCAGGTGGTCATCACGGGCCCTCCCATCGCCGAGGAGGGCATGGAACTTCTCGGCAAAGAATGCAGTGTCCAGTGCATAGAACCCTACCTCCAGCCATCCGAAATCGCACGGGTGCTTCGTGACAAAAGGACGGACGGCCTTCTCGTACGAATGGGCAGAATCACCCGGGAAGTGATCGAGGCCTCACCGAATCTCAGGGTCATCGCAAAACACGGCACAGGCGTCGACAACATCGACCTAAGTGCCGCAACCGAACTCGGCATTCCCGTTCTGATCGCGCCCTTTGCAAACTACCAGTCCGTCGCCGAACACGTCTTGGGCCTCATGCTGGCTCTCGCAAAGGACATCCCACGCCTGGACGCCAGGATCCGTGAGAGCCATTGGGACAAGCCCAACTACAGGGGTGTGGAACTCTCCGGCAAGACCCTCGGGCTGGTCGGATTCGGCCGAATAGGCCGCCGGGTGAGACAACTGGTGGCCCCTCTGGAGATGAAGGTCTCCGTGTACGATCCTTTCTTGAAACCCGATGAGGTTCCGCCCGGCGTGAGACGGGTGGAAAAACTCGAAGAACTCCTCGAATGCGCGGATATCGTGAGCCTCCACTGCCCCCTGACCCGAGAGACAAGACACCTCATCGGTGAGAAAGAGTTCAGGATAATGAAAAGGACAGCCTGGCTTATCAATACCGCCAGAGGCGAAGTTGTAGACGAGGAAGCCCTTATCGACGCCCTCAAGGGGGGAGAAATAGCCGGGGCAGGCATCGATACCTTCTCCAGCGAGCCTCCAAGGGACATCAGCGGTCTTGCCCATGCGGGCAAGACCGTGCTGACCCCCCACATAGCCGGCATCACCGAGGAATCCTTCAGGAGATTGGGTATCGAAGCGGCGAAGAACATCCTCACTATTCTCCAGGGGAGAACACCGGATAGGGAGTGCCTGGTAAACCCGGAGGTCCTTGAACATTGCTCCCACACAAACTAGCGAGATGAGGTGCCAAGGTATCGACGATTCAGGAGGACAACGATGGAAGCGGTCAACAGGCTGAAGAAGATTCTCGACCAAGGGAAGGTCGCCCTGGGAACGGCGATTTTTTCGTACAGCCCGGCGGTCGTGGAGGCCGCAGGTTACGGCGGTTTGGATTTCCTCCGCATCGACAATGAGTACTCATGGCGGCGCGACGAGTCGATGGAACACATGGTCAGGGCTGCAACCATTGCAGGAATCACGGCGATCATTCGACACGACAAGGGGGATCACTACCTGATCAACAAGGCTCTGGAAATCGGTGCCGGGGGGATATTGATACCCGACGTCAGGACCGGAGAAGAGGTGGAACAGGCTATACAGGCGGCCAAATTCCCACCCAGGGGCACCCGTGGATACTCGAGCATGTGCTTTTCCGGCCAATGGGGCGCAAGATCCGGCAGGGATTGGGTCGAATGGTGCGACAGCCAGCTCCTGGTGGGCATCATGGTTGAAAACGACGAGGTCATCACCAGGCTCGACGAGATCCTATCCATGGAAGGCCTCGATTTCATTCTGTTTGGACCGTCCGACTTCTCCATGTCACTGGGCCTGCGCCAACCTCAGAAAAACCACCCGAAGGTCCAAGAAGCCCTTAAAAGAACCATAGCAGTCGCCGCCAAACACAACAAGCCCGTCGGGATCGGTGTCGGCCGGCCCTGGCTCCGGGAGGCGAGGAAATACATCGACATGGGTTGTAGAATCATAGAAATCGGCAACGATGTCGCGCTTCTCAGATCAATGTGGACGAATCTTTCGGGTACAATCAAAACCCTCTAAAGCTCTTCTGGCGTCCATTCCGAAATCTCGCTAGGGAGAAACGGAAGAACGGGCTTTCCCATCTTCCTCGAAAAACCCGCTGAACTTCCTGTAGAGATCCCTCAGCTTTTTTTGATAATAGCGGACGTTCTCGTCCGGGCGGCGAGGGTCCCACTCCCTGGCAAGCCTGCAGTTATCGTAGACCTGAACCCTTTCCGTGTCTCCGGTCACATAGTAGGAGACCTGGTCCCCAGGTTGATACCGTTTCTCTGATCTCAGGGCCAGTTCGTAGGAGGCACTTCGATTTCTCGAATTGTTGCGGATCTTCTCCCTGTATTTGTCGAGAGAATCCTGGAGCATCTCGGTCTTCATGAACATCTTCACGTCCCACCGGTGGCCTGCGATCTCTTCCAGGTACCGGTGGAACAGATCGGGGATCTCCTCCTTCCGGCCGGCAAGAAGCAGATAGATCATCTCCTCGAGAAAGGCACGCTGGAACTTCTCCAGTCCTCGAGATCTGAGGCCCGACCCCTTGATCCTGAGTTTCCCGTCATAGTCGAGAAGAGCGTAGTTCTTGATCTTGTACGAAAACATCGCCTTGTAACGCCCCCCGTACTCGACGGTGATTCCCTCCGGCATGGAGTCCGAAAGCGCCTTGACCAGATCCTCTTCCTCTCGAGCCGTGGCGATCCCGCCTCCGGGGACAAAGTAGATGCCGTCGGTGTCGATCTCCACCACCTGGCATCCTCTGCCCCTGAGCCATTCGATCATCGACTGGAGGATCTCCCTGCCCCTTGCCGTTATCCTCTCTGCCTGATCATAATCGCTGAAATGGGCCTGGCCGTGTCCCATGTATCCATAAAAGGAGTTGATAAGGATCTTGAAGGTGGACTGGAGAGCCTCGAAAAACCGTTTCTCCTCAACGGAGGCGGCCCGAGCGGCCATGTCCTTGGCCCGGAGCCTGAAGTCCCTGAGCACTGAGAGAAGTTCGGAGAATATGCCCAGCTCGTCCTTCCGCGGCCTTATGCCCTCTGACAACATCAGAGACGGATATAGGGATCTCACGTCACAGTAAACGACCCCCCTGGCCACCCCCTTGAAAAATATATCCGTATAGCCACCGGCAAAGGGGCGGGCCCCTTCCAATTTCGGGATCGCACGGCCCTGCCTGAGATATTCCCGCATGAACAGGGAATCGATCTTGGCCGCATTTCCCCGGACGATAACGTTCTGGTAGGAGAGGGGAAAGATCTGCGCCTGCAAGAAGTAGCTCCTGCTCAGAAGGTCACTCAGGGCCCGCGTTTCTCGCACGTCGTCCAGGGCGTATCTGTGCAACTTCTCCGGGGAGTGGAGAAAGTGCCACGAGATCTCGTCTCCCTTGAGATAGGTCCTTTCAGGCGAAGCCAGGTCCAACTGCTTTGCGATCTGCTTCAACCCGAAGCTCTCCAGTTCCCTGGTCACCACGTCGTAGAACTGGGCCAGTATGAAGGTGTCGACCACGTGACGGCCGTACACATCCCACCTGGAATAGTTTATGGTCCTCTCCGCAATCATCACCCGAGAAGACCGGGACCTGGCCGGTCTACCCTCCCTGCCGAGCTTCAAGGCAACCCCGTGCCGCCTTGCCCTGAGGGCTATGTAGTCGAGATCGTAGTTGAAGATGTTGTGGCCCTCGATCACATCCGGATCCCGCTCCTGGATGATCTCGACAAGCTCTTCAAGCATCTCCTTCTCGGAGAGCTTCTCGCCTGAGATGATCTTCTCCCAGCCCGTGTTGTCGGAAAAAGAGACGACGATGATACGATCGGTCTCACGGTTCGGGTTCGGGAACTCGTAACCCTCCGGGCAAAAGGTCTCGATGTCGAGCTGGAGTCTCCTGAGCTCTTCGAAGGCGAGGCCCTTGAAGAAGGTCTGCCCTGTAACCATGAGATGCTGCTGGATCGGGTCATTGAGAGAATAGACCGGCGAATCCGGATGGCCGGCAGGAAGTCCAGCCTTCCTGGAAACGGCTCTCCTCACACGGTCCATCTCGTGCCAGGAGCGGAAGGTCACCTGATAACGGTATTCCCCCGATCCCTCGAGGCTCCTCACCTCGGCCGGGCACTCGATCCCCTCAAGGAGAGAAAGGTCCGAAAGGAGAAAAAAAGGATGAAAGGGCTGGGTCTCAGAAACGACCCGCCCGTCCTCTTTCCTGAAGACCCGGATCCGGTCCTCCCCTTCCAGCTCCATCGACACGATGCCGGGGGTCGGGTCGCATCCGAAGAGGACGCTGTTTTCTGCAAACGGAAGTCTGTCGAGTCTCATTCTCCTCCCAATCCACAGGCCGGGACTCGCCGCCCAAGCCCTCGGCAGACCCGCCTGGGTCTTTCGGGCTTCATCCAGGTCGGTCGGGGCCGAAAGCCTTCCACACCACTTCGAAGGCATATAAATCATATCAGAAGGATACTCTGAAAACAATTTTCCCACCCCGCCCCCGGGCAGAAAATCCCGGCGGCCGATAGGTCTGGCAAAGGGAAAGTTCCACGTGCTCCCCGAGTTTCATCAACCGTTTCCTCCCGAAGAATTAGCCCCATTCTGTCAAAAACGTTGACAACTGCAGCTTCCTGTGCTATAGGAAGTCCTGGAAACTTTCCAATTGTAGAATTAGTCTGCACTGACAAATCGATCAAGAATCAGTGACAACGAAATGGAAAAACACGTACTCTCAGAAAAGATCAGAAATCTTGCTGACACCATAGGAATAGATGCTTTAGGTTTTGCTGAGCCATCCGAATTCACAGACTATGCATTAAAAGACTCTAGAAGGCGATATCCGAATCTGTCTTTACCTGGCGCAAAAACTCTCA
The Deltaproteobacteria bacterium DNA segment above includes these coding regions:
- a CDS encoding ATP-binding cassette domain-containing protein; translated protein: MSSRSNILLEATNLKKYFPITRGLVRQKTTGWIRAVDGISFSISRGETFGLVGESGCGKTTTAKLILLLEKPMSGTILFGGEDVLALPEPKLKEYSESVQAVFQDPYGSLDPRMSVGEIVAEPLAVSGALPRKAIAERVKEVLHQVGLDPESVNRFPHQFSGGQRQRIAVARALAPEPKAIVLDEPVSALDVSIRAQLMNLLKSLQERLELTYLLIAHNLAVVRHMSNTIGVMYVGSLVEYGDADEIYRHPCHPYTVGLLSAALPADPDAPSTGVILGGEVPSPADPPPGCRFHPRCSHAKEICSEEEPALREAAPGHFVACHFDLGG
- a CDS encoding HD domain-containing protein, whose amino-acid sequence is MEKRIHMKILETFPAIREIQDSELREKVIKAWVRALREGSFKNIEDIPFSVAIPEVDLVNHINWVMEAALSTASLVEKNMGISIDRDLLIASVVLHDLGKAFEYEKRGDRYVKSDIGERFMHGFWGAFIALQEHLPNDLVHLIATHGKDSPEHPRLLEGIILHYADFAHADILRFRKGLDTFLSMKCRS
- a CDS encoding GntR family transcriptional regulator is translated as MASVRDIRFNLNRETLVDRIVGNLEDRILTGELLPGTRLSEVGVAREFRVSRAPAREALQRLEEMNLVRRTHLTREVAKFSHDEFRDIYELKNVVEAFGAMKGALNATKRDVKRIQSVLEGMRDSLNTGNLKKLQHLNFQFHDLLVNCSGNQKLFETYRLLARQVRWAASFSLDVPGRPQESFREHQEIFEAFQQRRAEEVRALLETHSNNNMQRVLAQLDDRGRHRKGVDRGQRPKERR
- a CDS encoding metal-dependent hydrolase, translating into MTGSEVRLQYLSNSGFLLTTEEGKRVLIDPWLTGNPSAPFGPEGIPRVGSILVTHAAFDHLGDSLRIASRDKAFLVCDYLVRELARAEGLPKEQVKTCSYGGRVETEGVSLRVLQAKHVSYAMDDAGRPSTGIPLAFLITTPGGLRIYHAGDTCLFGDMKLIGLLYRPQIGLIPVGAASPLYGKDLPPREAAQAVQWIGCELAVPIHYCDPEDPPQFAAAAKILAPWTEVRPMEPGEELVLSVIRQGARTTFILKET
- a CDS encoding TAXI family TRAP transporter solute-binding subunit yields the protein MKRILTLLIFITVFCIGSLSTAKEIEVRFTGTTMTAGNYMLGVGWSNVINKYLPGVKMAVLAKGGTTKLLRGMVAGKWDTAYIGSPHLECARKGILLFEKEKAYSKERYYDPTRALFAIVTGWCNYVVRADSGIKVITDLKGKRVHFGLPGGFGGIMTQGVLKAHGLDLQRGDYKAMYLKTSQAVDQLRDKAGLDDALVWGGLPQPLITDLSSKIPVRLVTMTKQGWERFQREFVVGPYTLLKTLTPERLREAYRGRVVNTEPVYTWTVPLMLVVRKDMDEELVYNIVKVFWEHLDEVKGVSKQLQSLTLQGALQNLSAPLHPGAVKYYKEVGAIK
- a CDS encoding TRAP transporter fused permease subunit encodes the protein METPQKHQKYLALKRHIVEVLGISLSLFIIFTIVRGQYSVPVQRGTVLMLGAVMIFLSRRTLARSSLFWLDEIISWSGIVAMIGCVLYMYVEWFDISQYRQGIPNRADLVVYVVTILVVFEITRRASDLSIPVVALVSILYLLLGPYLPWIFRHSSVDIVEILEGSFGMTGIYGLVLSVMAGIIYIFLIYGAFLRVSGAGDVFVKIAYMTAGRLRGGAAQTAVLSSTLFGSISGSAPANVVATGNFTIPMMIKVGYKPVYAGAVEACSSTVGQIMPPVMGVTAFIMSEITGIPYLRICLGSMLPAILFSISLLILVYLEAKKSDIALIPREEIPVVTKAFIRQAAILGFSLGTLVFMLIRGHSPAFSCVLGILTLIIGSLFDKTMRMTPKKILVALSQGAQDGLALLAICAILGIVINAIASTGIGLQFSQIITSLAKGNLLAALIITMFSAIVLGLGLPTVPTYLLAVLVVGPALSKLGIPLLLAHLFVFYYGVMETLTPPVCMSAYTAASISKANPMLTGFVAWRFGLVGFMIPFIMVYNPEISFFAESYLTVLVVFLLSAVGVLAWVAAERGFLLHHLSMPSRALLLLIALSLFYPLYWAKIVGLCAFTGMIYFSFMTMRRRALRYGPENPG
- a CDS encoding RraA family protein translates to MEPLSQAELKALAAWPTPAVSNAIETFDVRPRNQGFMLGIRCIFPDLGPMVGYACTAAMMADLPPTEEARRVRHAHWDNILSTPGPRVAVIHDLDQPRCIGSLWGEVNANRHKALGCIGVVTDGGVRDLDEVHTLGFHFFAADVIPSHAYSHMVEVGKPVKVGGLVVRNGDLIHADKHGVVVIPHEIARELPEACREYEQRERRIIDFCKSPDFDVEKMKTDFDK
- a CDS encoding hydroxyacid dehydrogenase, which codes for MSRAKRSASQVVITGPPIAEEGMELLGKECSVQCIEPYLQPSEIARVLRDKRTDGLLVRMGRITREVIEASPNLRVIAKHGTGVDNIDLSAATELGIPVLIAPFANYQSVAEHVLGLMLALAKDIPRLDARIRESHWDKPNYRGVELSGKTLGLVGFGRIGRRVRQLVAPLEMKVSVYDPFLKPDEVPPGVRRVEKLEELLECADIVSLHCPLTRETRHLIGEKEFRIMKRTAWLINTARGEVVDEEALIDALKGGEIAGAGIDTFSSEPPRDISGLAHAGKTVLTPHIAGITEESFRRLGIEAAKNILTILQGRTPDRECLVNPEVLEHCSHTN
- a CDS encoding DNA polymerase II, translated to MRLDRLPFAENSVLFGCDPTPGIVSMELEGEDRIRVFRKEDGRVVSETQPFHPFFLLSDLSLLEGIECPAEVRSLEGSGEYRYQVTFRSWHEMDRVRRAVSRKAGLPAGHPDSPVYSLNDPIQQHLMVTGQTFFKGLAFEELRRLQLDIETFCPEGYEFPNPNRETDRIIVVSFSDNTGWEKIISGEKLSEKEMLEELVEIIQERDPDVIEGHNIFNYDLDYIALRARRHGVALKLGREGRPARSRSSRVMIAERTINYSRWDVYGRHVVDTFILAQFYDVVTRELESFGLKQIAKQLDLASPERTYLKGDEISWHFLHSPEKLHRYALDDVRETRALSDLLSRSYFLQAQIFPLSYQNVIVRGNAAKIDSLFMREYLRQGRAIPKLEGARPFAGGYTDIFFKGVARGVVYCDVRSLYPSLMLSEGIRPRKDELGIFSELLSVLRDFRLRAKDMAARAASVEEKRFFEALQSTFKILINSFYGYMGHGQAHFSDYDQAERITARGREILQSMIEWLRGRGCQVVEIDTDGIYFVPGGGIATAREEEDLVKALSDSMPEGITVEYGGRYKAMFSYKIKNYALLDYDGKLRIKGSGLRSRGLEKFQRAFLEEMIYLLLAGRKEEIPDLFHRYLEEIAGHRWDVKMFMKTEMLQDSLDKYREKIRNNSRNRSASYELALRSEKRYQPGDQVSYYVTGDTERVQVYDNCRLAREWDPRRPDENVRYYQKKLRDLYRKFSGFFEEDGKARSSVSP